Within Deinococcus actinosclerus, the genomic segment GGGTCAGATGGCGAGGCCCTGGGCGTGGGCGCTGACGTCCTTGCTCTCGTACTGGCCGGGCGGCAGGCCGATGCTGGGCGTGTTCGCCTCGAACTCGTCGCTCCAGCCGACTTCCTCCAGGGCTTTCTTCCACGCGCCGATGCTCTCGTTCCGGTAGATCTGGTAGGCGGCCATGCCGACCTCGGGGCCGCCGCGCGCGATGACCGATTCCACCCAGGCCCACTTGGCGGACACGTTGCGGAGTTCGGCGGTGGTGCGCAGTTCCTTCTGGATGCGTTTCATGCGCTTCTCGATGGTCTGCACGCCCGCGAAGGGGTCCGCGAAGTGCGGCGTGTGGCGTTTGGGCACGAACGGGCTGATGCCCAGCGCGATGCGGTTGATCTTCGCGAGGTCCTTGGTGAACTCGATCAGTTCGGTGATGTCGTCGTCGTTCTCGGGGCCGAGGCCGATCATCATGTACACCTTGACGCCCTTGAAGCCCAGGTCGCGGCTGATGTGCGCGGTCTTGGTGAGGTCCTCGGTGGTGATGCCCTTCTTCAGCCAGCGGCGCAGGCGTTCGCTGGGCGCGTCGCTCGCGACGGTGAAGGTGCGCAGGCCGCCGGCCTTGAGGATCTCGGCCAGTTCGGCGTCCACGGTGTCGGCGCGGATGGAGCTGACGCCCAGCTTGATGCCGCGGTCGGTCAGGGTGCGGCCCACGTACTTGGTGTGCGGGAAGTCGCTGAGGGCCGCGCCGACCAGGCCGACCTTCTCCACCCAGTCGGGGATGGTGTCGAGCAGTTCCTGCGCCTGGTTGTTGCGGTTCGGGCCGTACATGGTGCGGGCGAGGCAGAAGGTGCAGGGGCGGGGGCAGCCGCGCTGGGCTTCCACGAGGAACATGTTGCTCAGTTCGCTGTGCGGCGTGACGATCTGGCTGTACGCGGGGAGCAGTTCCTTGGGCGCGGTGGCCCACTTGGGTTCATGGGCGTGCCGGGCGGGCAGGAAGATGCCGGGCATCCCGTCGATCAGGTCGTAGAAGTCCTCGCGGCTCGTCGCTTCACGCAGCGCCTCGCTGATGACGGGCACGATCTGCTCGCCGTCGCCGATCACGATGATGTCCGCGAAGGGCGTCAGTGGGTAGGGGTTACTGCTCGTGAACGGCCCGCCGATCATGACCAGCGCGTCG encodes:
- a CDS encoding B12-binding domain-containing radical SAM protein encodes the protein MSYWRTTIKPLLDDETGTIYKQAPVRVTLAFPNRYSVGMASLGYQVIYRMFNQEEGVACERAFLPDDVDAFERTGQALPTVETGRDAGDCELFALSVSFELDLTNIIRTLDVAGLRPLREERDDRDALVMIGGPFTSSNPYPLTPFADIIVIGDGEQIVPVISEALREATSREDFYDLIDGMPGIFLPARHAHEPKWATAPKELLPAYSQIVTPHSELSNMFLVEAQRGCPRPCTFCLARTMYGPNRNNQAQELLDTIPDWVEKVGLVGAALSDFPHTKYVGRTLTDRGIKLGVSSIRADTVDAELAEILKAGGLRTFTVASDAPSERLRRWLKKGITTEDLTKTAHISRDLGFKGVKVYMMIGLGPENDDDITELIEFTKDLAKINRIALGISPFVPKRHTPHFADPFAGVQTIEKRMKRIQKELRTTAELRNVSAKWAWVESVIARGGPEVGMAAYQIYRNESIGAWKKALEEVGWSDEFEANTPSIGLPPGQYESKDVSAHAQGLAI